From a single Pelmatolapia mariae isolate MD_Pm_ZW linkage group LG20, Pm_UMD_F_2, whole genome shotgun sequence genomic region:
- the nckap5l gene encoding nck-associated protein 5-like isoform X3: MKTMSDETEQRLCDEDFGSDEEGEEGDVESYLEDNSSELMDRLRELEAENSALVLANESQREAYERCLDEVANHVVQALLNQKDLREECIKLKMLVFDLERQNRALCELFQQKLPNHPTAHYQVQAGPLPDYNAQLHNDSAKQVEPAQTEAQAKGNGYRTQHASPGPRGPAANMEALSPFFKKKAHILEVLRKMEETDPLKFHPSTTSLSFCDYSQVLMSTEAVLASADPLPLQCKSHHTHCHCSCSDTDTHQHVNGDGAVKCEGGNTCCLHCKRSPESPPKPCNHVCSPSKATQSHIVPAAAMSECHSKTRAAESKQSTKNEANQQPAGAAAHSSIAEAASQNLEGEQDNSELNASTSEELTGFCATSHLPSSAQEAHCDLDTSDGVPNGLALSFGDEPSAVPEKDGTDPEASCVRASASVSPSPSCLSDVKAAAINSPSKLLKFLKIPSMGEKSQAPTSSVRLSPQLTRNSRIPCRTNNYEVYHSPVPTRRATTTERCRQPPPPPARSESYPATHSAPTSPPQPEDTCSPPAKEISYSSLSAPKPTAGSKIGAPSSSPKVSQRVPHYENVCDMSIGSKEEEPTQGHEKRTTLPSQTKANAGERKLVKSLPESVLNPAPQRKQSSSSTSESTSDDEEDSDSPVWVNHHSLPNSSALSKAQSKTNYSQTREKQDGHTREVNMASSEVTQGPPAPPTRRSDSSSIPKRPTAGAARSQADSSHHAFKDRLAALGKLRSSEDLQGGLRPADAVNEGTYGEERGKTAEIHKEEQRHSKFTDSSDSKPKGSGGGLKYPGSSQLYEQPVKSSGPAVVKQELCVTKPEGPKSKMGLPSPNTDAPQVLRNNIKCPGSLNLAYNVKASIAPHSSNSPNKIPPKSPSKPCQGPSVHRGGKSAEAPRYSSKSEERTKISGKGKKNPMYGDSLPPPPPRPPASEVEKPSLPVPTPQSAIEQKVMKGIEENVLKLQEQDRGGQGGEVKQKASNGIASWFGLKKSKLPALSRKTDGTKAKEEKKEWKINIPSVGRDSVKMASRCKEGVEGLNISTLMEKAEGLRRALEEERAYVERSGRGHSCEVVMDQAQGQLAVMYRGARSDNFMQQLLNRVDGKEMISVPQRRLSFDCKTSKPVFTQQSDIISHTTSHDDMEKGSERIGKITSDENLADSVHSQHFAGSGASTYTLDSGIGTFPLPDCSSGAAARGLSKTKGGAEHHSGGGSPGRAGRRARTLDRELTSQEDCYAPHKQLIPTIQYGSVLEGRGSAGVIREDKEAHGGNMFSPRSKTWTFPNLKTPAGPAEVYLAVEEEEEEAVSFGSPFRGSTKASGPSSSRVVDPGSLPVPAQSGMSRRGKTRTPSVPEMSREAGLELLRERPEEALSPSRPQVLETPESLSDSLYDSLSSCGSQG; encoded by the exons ATGAAAACAATGTCTGATGAGACAGAACAGAGACTGTGCGACGAGGATTTCGGTTCGGACGAGGAGGGCGAGGAGGGAGACGTGGAGTCTTACCTGGAGGACAACAGCAGCGAGCTCATGGACCGActgagagagctggag GCAGAAAATTCAGCTCTCGTGCTGGCCAATGAGAGTCAGAGAGAAGCTTACGAGAGATGCTTGGATGAG GTTGCCAACCATGTGGTCCAAGCTCTGCTGAATCAAAAG GATCTGAGGGAGGAGTGCATCAAGCTGAAGATGTTGGTGTTTGACCTGGAGAGACAGAACCGAGCGCTGTGTGAgctttttcagcagaaactaCCCAACCACCCCACCGCTCACTACCAG GTTCAGGCGGGACCGCTCCCAGACTACAATGCACAGCTGCACAATGACTCGGCCAAACAGGTGGAGCCGGCACAGACTGAAGCACAAGCCAAG GGAAATGGCTACCGCACACAACATGCCTCGCCGGGCCCTCGTGGCCCCGCCGCCAACATGGAGGCCCTGTCTCCCTTCTTCAAGAAGAAAGCACACATCCTGGAGGTCCTGCGCAAGATGGAGGAGACGGACCCCCTCAAGTTCCACCCATCCACGACGAGCTTGTCTTTCTGCGACTACAGCCAGGTGCTCATGTCCACAGAGGCTGTTTTGGCTTCTGCGGACCCCCTCCCGCTGCAGTGCAAATCCCACCACACACACTGCCACTGCTCCTGCTcggacacagacacacaccagcATGTGAATGGTGACGGAGCAGTGAAGTGTGAGGGAGGGAACACCTGCTGTTTACACTGCAAGAGGAGCCCAGAGAGCCCTCCAAAGCCATGCAACCATGTCTGTAGTCCTTCAAAAGCCACCCAGAGCCATATAGTTCCTGCAGCTGCTATGAGTGAATGTCACAGTAAGACCAGAGCGGCAGAGTCTAAACAGAGCACCAAGAATGAAGCCAACCAGCAACCAGCGGGCGCCGCCGCCCACTCATCCATCGCAGAAGCAGCCAGTCAGAATCTGGAAGGAGAGCAGGATAACTCGGAGCTAAACGCTAGTACCTCTGAAGAGCTCACTGGTTTCTGTGCCACCTCCCACCTGCCTAGTTCTGCACAGGAGGCCCACTGTGACTTGGATACAAGCGATGGCGTTCCCAATGGTTTGGCGCTCTCATTTGGTGATGAGCCCTCAGCCGTCCCTGAGAAAGACGGCACAGATCCGGAGGCTTCCTGTGTAAGAGCCAGTGCATCCGTCAGCCCCAGTCCCTCCTGTCTCAGTGACGTTAAAGCCGCTGCCATCAACTCCCCATCCAAACTGCTCAAGTTCTTAAAGATTCCCTCGATGGGGGAGAAGTCGCAGGCTCCCACCTCTTCTGTCCGCCTGAGTCCTCAGCTCACTCGCAACTCCAGGATCCCCTGCCGCACCAATAACTACGAGGTTTACCACTCGCCTGTTCCCACACGCAGAGCCACCACCACTGAGAGGTGCAGGCAGCCCCCTCCTCCACCCGCCCGGTCCGAGTCGTACCCCGCCACACACTCGGCACCAACTTCCCCTCCACAGCCCGAAGACACCTGCTCCCCACCCGCTAAGGAAATAAGCTATAGCAGCCTGTCTGCACCTAAACCCACTGCGGGCTCAAAGATCGGCGCTCCCTCCTCCTCACCCAAAGTTTCTCAGAGGGTCCCTCATTATGAAAATGTCTGTGACATGTCCATCGGCTCTAAAGAGGAGGAACCAACCCAGGGTCACGAGAAAAGAACCACTCTTCCATCTCAAACTAAGGCAAACGCTGGTGAGAGGAAGCTTGTTAAATCGCTACCAGAAAGCGTCCTGAATCCCGCGCCTCAGCGAAAGCAGTCGTCCTCATCGACATCAGAGTCTACATCAGATGATGAAGAGGATTCAGACAGCCCTGTGTGGGTTAATCATCACAGCCTACCCAACTCCTCTGCCCTCAGCAAAGCTCAGAGCAAAACTAACTACTCACAAACCAGAGAGAAGCAGGATGGGCACACAAGGGAGGTGAACATGGCGAGCTCTGAGGTCACTCAGGGTCCGCCTGCACCTCCAACCAGGAGGAGTGACTCCTCGTCCATTCCCAAGAGGCCTACAGCTGGGGCGGCGAGATCTCAGGCTGACTCGAGTCACCACGCTTTCAAAGACAGACTGGCTGCGCTCGGCAAGCTGAGGAGCTCGGAGGATTTACAAGGCGGCCTCAGGCCCGCCGATGCGGTGAATGAAGGCACCTACGGAGAAGAAAGAGGCAAGACCGCAGAGATCCATAAAGAGGAACAGAGACATTCAAAGTTCACAGACTCTTCAGATAGTAAGCCTAAAGGTAGCGGTGGTGGTTTGAAGTATCCGGGGTCATCTCAGCTCTATGAGCAGCCAGTAAAATCTTCTGGTCCTGCAGTGGTTAAACAAGAACTCTGTGTGACCAAGCCAGAGGGACCGAAGAGTAAAATGGGCCTGCCGTCACCCAACACAGATGCTCCCCAGGTACTACGCAACAACATCAAGTGTCCTGGCTCCCTGAATCTGGCCTACAACGTTAAAGCCAGCATCGCTCCTCACAGTAGCAACAGCCCCAACAAAATCCCTCCAAAGTCACCGTCCAAACCTTGCCAAGGCCCGTCCGTCCACAGAGGGGGCAAGTCCGCAGAGGCCCCGCGTTACTCGTCCAAGTCAGAGGAGAGGACCAAGATCAGCGGGAAAGGGAAAAAGAATCCAATGTACGGAGACAGCCTCCCGCCTCCTCCTCCGAGACCTCCGGCGTCTGAGGTGGAGAAGCCGTCGCTGCCGGTCCCCACCCCGCAATCCGCCATCGAGCAGAAGGTGATGAAGGGCATCGAGGAGAACGTGCTGAAGCTTCAGGAACAGGACAGAGGAGGGCAGGGCGGAGAGGTCAAGCAGAAGGCCTCCAACGGCATCGCGAGCTGGTTTGGCCTGAAGAAGAGCAAACTCCCCGCGCTGAGCCGCAAGACCGACGGCACTAAAGcaaaggaggagaagaaggagtGGAAGATAAACATTCCCTCGGTCGGCAGGGACTCTGTGAAAATGGCCTCCAGGTGTAAAGAAGGCGTGGAAGGTCTGAACATCTCGACTCTGATGGAGAAGGCTGAGGGGCTGAGGAGAGCCCTGGAGGAGGAGCGGGCCTATGTGGAGAGATCAGGCAGGGGTCACTCGTGTGAGGTGGTGATGGATCAAGCTCAGGGACAGCTGGCGGTCATGTACAGGGGAGCGCGCTCTGACAACTTCATGCAACAGCTGCTAAACAG AGTGGACGGAAAGGAGATGATCAGCGTGCCCCAGCGACGGCTGTCGTTCGACTGTAAGACGTCGAAGCCGGTGTTCACCCAGCAGAGCGACATCATCAGTCACACCACCAGTCACGACGACATGGAGAAG GGATCAGAAAGAATCGGCAAGAtcacatcagatgaaaacctcGCAGATTCAGTTCACTCTCAACACTTTGCAG GCTCCGGTGCTTCCacgtacaccctggacagcggCATCGGTACGTTCCCTCTGCCCGACTGCAGCAGCGGTGCAGCTGCACGGGGCCTGTCTAAGACGAAGGGCGGAGCCGAGCACCACTCCGGCGGTGGCTCCCCAGGGAGAGCCGGACGGCGAGCTCGCACCCTGGACAGAGAGCTGACATCACAGGAGGACTGCTACGCTCCACACAAGCAGCTGATTCCCACCATTCAGTACGGGTCCGTGTTGGAGGGAAGAGGCTCAGCCGGCGTCATCCGCGAAG ACAAAGAGGCACATGGAGGGAACATGTTTTCGCCTCGCTCCAAGACTTGGACTTTCCCCAACCTGAAGACTCCAGCAGGACCTGCGGAGGTGTACCTGGcagtggaggaggaagaggaggaggcggTATCATTTGGATCACCATTCAGAGGG AGCACGAAGGCCAGCGGCCCCTCCTCCAGCCGGGTGGTTGATCCAGGCAGCCTGCCTGTCCCCGCCCAGTCGGGCATGAGCCGCCGGGGAAAGACGCGCACACCCAGCGTCCCCGAGATGAGCCGGGAGGCCGGGCTGGAGCTGCTCAGGGAGCGGCCAGAGGAAGCCCTATCCCCAAGTCGCCCTCAGGTCCTGGAGACTCCAGAGTCTCTGAGCGATTCTCTGTACGACAGTCTGTCATCCTGCGGCAGCCAAGGATGA
- the nckap5l gene encoding nck-associated protein 5-like isoform X2 produces MEKELSSESSPWFCCWETEVPDGRLTPLQGSLQELTPQMKTMSDETEQRLCDEDFGSDEEGEEGDVESYLEDNSSELMDRLRELEAENSALVLANESQREAYERCLDEVANHVVQALLNQKDLREECIKLKMLVFDLERQNRALCELFQQKLPNHPTAHYQVQAGPLPDYNAQLHNDSAKQVEPAQTEAQAKGNGYRTQHASPGPRGPAANMEALSPFFKKKAHILEVLRKMEETDPLKFHPSTTSLSFCDYSQVLMSTEAVLASADPLPLQCKSHHTHCHCSCSDTDTHQHVNGDGAVKCEGGNTCCLHCKRSPESPPKPCNHVCSPSKATQSHIVPAAAMSECHSKTRAAESKQSTKNEANQQPAGAAAHSSIAEAASQNLEGEQDNSELNASTSEELTGFCATSHLPSSAQEAHCDLDTSDGVPNGLALSFGDEPSAVPEKDGTDPEASCVRASASVSPSPSCLSDVKAAAINSPSKLLKFLKIPSMGEKSQAPTSSVRLSPQLTRNSRIPCRTNNYEVYHSPVPTRRATTTERCRQPPPPPARSESYPATHSAPTSPPQPEDTCSPPAKEISYSSLSAPKPTAGSKIGAPSSSPKVSQRVPHYENVCDMSIGSKEEEPTQGHEKRTTLPSQTKANAGERKLVKSLPESVLNPAPQRKQSSSSTSESTSDDEEDSDSPVWVNHHSLPNSSALSKAQSKTNYSQTREKQDGHTREVNMASSEVTQGPPAPPTRRSDSSSIPKRPTAGAARSQADSSHHAFKDRLAALGKLRSSEDLQGGLRPADAVNEGTYGEERGKTAEIHKEEQRHSKFTDSSDSKPKGSGGGLKYPGSSQLYEQPVKSSGPAVVKQELCVTKPEGPKSKMGLPSPNTDAPQVLRNNIKCPGSLNLAYNVKASIAPHSSNSPNKIPPKSPSKPCQGPSVHRGGKSAEAPRYSSKSEERTKISGKGKKNPMYGDSLPPPPPRPPASEVEKPSLPVPTPQSAIEQKVMKGIEENVLKLQEQDRGGQGGEVKQKASNGIASWFGLKKSKLPALSRKTDGTKAKEEKKEWKINIPSVGRDSVKMASRCKEGVEGLNISTLMEKAEGLRRALEEERAYVERSGRGHSCEVVMDQAQGQLAVMYRGARSDNFMQQLLNRVDGKEMISVPQRRLSFDCKTSKPVFTQQSDIISHTTSHDDMEKGSERIGKITSDENLADSVHSQHFAGSGASTYTLDSGIGTFPLPDCSSGAAARGLSKTKGGAEHHSGGGSPGRAGRRARTLDRELTSQEDCYAPHKQLIPTIQYGSVLEGRGSAGVIREDKEAHGGNMFSPRSKTWTFPNLKTPAGPAEVYLAVEEEEEEAVSFGSPFRGSTKASGPSSSRVVDPGSLPVPAQSGMSRRGKTRTPSVPEMSREAGLELLRERPEEALSPSRPQVLETPESLSDSLYDSLSSCGSQG; encoded by the exons CTCCGTGGTTTTGTTGTTGGGAGACAGAGGTGCCTGATGGGAGACTGACTCCTCTTCAAGGATCATTACAAGAGCTGACCCCGCAG ATGAAAACAATGTCTGATGAGACAGAACAGAGACTGTGCGACGAGGATTTCGGTTCGGACGAGGAGGGCGAGGAGGGAGACGTGGAGTCTTACCTGGAGGACAACAGCAGCGAGCTCATGGACCGActgagagagctggag GCAGAAAATTCAGCTCTCGTGCTGGCCAATGAGAGTCAGAGAGAAGCTTACGAGAGATGCTTGGATGAG GTTGCCAACCATGTGGTCCAAGCTCTGCTGAATCAAAAG GATCTGAGGGAGGAGTGCATCAAGCTGAAGATGTTGGTGTTTGACCTGGAGAGACAGAACCGAGCGCTGTGTGAgctttttcagcagaaactaCCCAACCACCCCACCGCTCACTACCAG GTTCAGGCGGGACCGCTCCCAGACTACAATGCACAGCTGCACAATGACTCGGCCAAACAGGTGGAGCCGGCACAGACTGAAGCACAAGCCAAG GGAAATGGCTACCGCACACAACATGCCTCGCCGGGCCCTCGTGGCCCCGCCGCCAACATGGAGGCCCTGTCTCCCTTCTTCAAGAAGAAAGCACACATCCTGGAGGTCCTGCGCAAGATGGAGGAGACGGACCCCCTCAAGTTCCACCCATCCACGACGAGCTTGTCTTTCTGCGACTACAGCCAGGTGCTCATGTCCACAGAGGCTGTTTTGGCTTCTGCGGACCCCCTCCCGCTGCAGTGCAAATCCCACCACACACACTGCCACTGCTCCTGCTcggacacagacacacaccagcATGTGAATGGTGACGGAGCAGTGAAGTGTGAGGGAGGGAACACCTGCTGTTTACACTGCAAGAGGAGCCCAGAGAGCCCTCCAAAGCCATGCAACCATGTCTGTAGTCCTTCAAAAGCCACCCAGAGCCATATAGTTCCTGCAGCTGCTATGAGTGAATGTCACAGTAAGACCAGAGCGGCAGAGTCTAAACAGAGCACCAAGAATGAAGCCAACCAGCAACCAGCGGGCGCCGCCGCCCACTCATCCATCGCAGAAGCAGCCAGTCAGAATCTGGAAGGAGAGCAGGATAACTCGGAGCTAAACGCTAGTACCTCTGAAGAGCTCACTGGTTTCTGTGCCACCTCCCACCTGCCTAGTTCTGCACAGGAGGCCCACTGTGACTTGGATACAAGCGATGGCGTTCCCAATGGTTTGGCGCTCTCATTTGGTGATGAGCCCTCAGCCGTCCCTGAGAAAGACGGCACAGATCCGGAGGCTTCCTGTGTAAGAGCCAGTGCATCCGTCAGCCCCAGTCCCTCCTGTCTCAGTGACGTTAAAGCCGCTGCCATCAACTCCCCATCCAAACTGCTCAAGTTCTTAAAGATTCCCTCGATGGGGGAGAAGTCGCAGGCTCCCACCTCTTCTGTCCGCCTGAGTCCTCAGCTCACTCGCAACTCCAGGATCCCCTGCCGCACCAATAACTACGAGGTTTACCACTCGCCTGTTCCCACACGCAGAGCCACCACCACTGAGAGGTGCAGGCAGCCCCCTCCTCCACCCGCCCGGTCCGAGTCGTACCCCGCCACACACTCGGCACCAACTTCCCCTCCACAGCCCGAAGACACCTGCTCCCCACCCGCTAAGGAAATAAGCTATAGCAGCCTGTCTGCACCTAAACCCACTGCGGGCTCAAAGATCGGCGCTCCCTCCTCCTCACCCAAAGTTTCTCAGAGGGTCCCTCATTATGAAAATGTCTGTGACATGTCCATCGGCTCTAAAGAGGAGGAACCAACCCAGGGTCACGAGAAAAGAACCACTCTTCCATCTCAAACTAAGGCAAACGCTGGTGAGAGGAAGCTTGTTAAATCGCTACCAGAAAGCGTCCTGAATCCCGCGCCTCAGCGAAAGCAGTCGTCCTCATCGACATCAGAGTCTACATCAGATGATGAAGAGGATTCAGACAGCCCTGTGTGGGTTAATCATCACAGCCTACCCAACTCCTCTGCCCTCAGCAAAGCTCAGAGCAAAACTAACTACTCACAAACCAGAGAGAAGCAGGATGGGCACACAAGGGAGGTGAACATGGCGAGCTCTGAGGTCACTCAGGGTCCGCCTGCACCTCCAACCAGGAGGAGTGACTCCTCGTCCATTCCCAAGAGGCCTACAGCTGGGGCGGCGAGATCTCAGGCTGACTCGAGTCACCACGCTTTCAAAGACAGACTGGCTGCGCTCGGCAAGCTGAGGAGCTCGGAGGATTTACAAGGCGGCCTCAGGCCCGCCGATGCGGTGAATGAAGGCACCTACGGAGAAGAAAGAGGCAAGACCGCAGAGATCCATAAAGAGGAACAGAGACATTCAAAGTTCACAGACTCTTCAGATAGTAAGCCTAAAGGTAGCGGTGGTGGTTTGAAGTATCCGGGGTCATCTCAGCTCTATGAGCAGCCAGTAAAATCTTCTGGTCCTGCAGTGGTTAAACAAGAACTCTGTGTGACCAAGCCAGAGGGACCGAAGAGTAAAATGGGCCTGCCGTCACCCAACACAGATGCTCCCCAGGTACTACGCAACAACATCAAGTGTCCTGGCTCCCTGAATCTGGCCTACAACGTTAAAGCCAGCATCGCTCCTCACAGTAGCAACAGCCCCAACAAAATCCCTCCAAAGTCACCGTCCAAACCTTGCCAAGGCCCGTCCGTCCACAGAGGGGGCAAGTCCGCAGAGGCCCCGCGTTACTCGTCCAAGTCAGAGGAGAGGACCAAGATCAGCGGGAAAGGGAAAAAGAATCCAATGTACGGAGACAGCCTCCCGCCTCCTCCTCCGAGACCTCCGGCGTCTGAGGTGGAGAAGCCGTCGCTGCCGGTCCCCACCCCGCAATCCGCCATCGAGCAGAAGGTGATGAAGGGCATCGAGGAGAACGTGCTGAAGCTTCAGGAACAGGACAGAGGAGGGCAGGGCGGAGAGGTCAAGCAGAAGGCCTCCAACGGCATCGCGAGCTGGTTTGGCCTGAAGAAGAGCAAACTCCCCGCGCTGAGCCGCAAGACCGACGGCACTAAAGcaaaggaggagaagaaggagtGGAAGATAAACATTCCCTCGGTCGGCAGGGACTCTGTGAAAATGGCCTCCAGGTGTAAAGAAGGCGTGGAAGGTCTGAACATCTCGACTCTGATGGAGAAGGCTGAGGGGCTGAGGAGAGCCCTGGAGGAGGAGCGGGCCTATGTGGAGAGATCAGGCAGGGGTCACTCGTGTGAGGTGGTGATGGATCAAGCTCAGGGACAGCTGGCGGTCATGTACAGGGGAGCGCGCTCTGACAACTTCATGCAACAGCTGCTAAACAG AGTGGACGGAAAGGAGATGATCAGCGTGCCCCAGCGACGGCTGTCGTTCGACTGTAAGACGTCGAAGCCGGTGTTCACCCAGCAGAGCGACATCATCAGTCACACCACCAGTCACGACGACATGGAGAAG GGATCAGAAAGAATCGGCAAGAtcacatcagatgaaaacctcGCAGATTCAGTTCACTCTCAACACTTTGCAG GCTCCGGTGCTTCCacgtacaccctggacagcggCATCGGTACGTTCCCTCTGCCCGACTGCAGCAGCGGTGCAGCTGCACGGGGCCTGTCTAAGACGAAGGGCGGAGCCGAGCACCACTCCGGCGGTGGCTCCCCAGGGAGAGCCGGACGGCGAGCTCGCACCCTGGACAGAGAGCTGACATCACAGGAGGACTGCTACGCTCCACACAAGCAGCTGATTCCCACCATTCAGTACGGGTCCGTGTTGGAGGGAAGAGGCTCAGCCGGCGTCATCCGCGAAG ACAAAGAGGCACATGGAGGGAACATGTTTTCGCCTCGCTCCAAGACTTGGACTTTCCCCAACCTGAAGACTCCAGCAGGACCTGCGGAGGTGTACCTGGcagtggaggaggaagaggaggaggcggTATCATTTGGATCACCATTCAGAGGG AGCACGAAGGCCAGCGGCCCCTCCTCCAGCCGGGTGGTTGATCCAGGCAGCCTGCCTGTCCCCGCCCAGTCGGGCATGAGCCGCCGGGGAAAGACGCGCACACCCAGCGTCCCCGAGATGAGCCGGGAGGCCGGGCTGGAGCTGCTCAGGGAGCGGCCAGAGGAAGCCCTATCCCCAAGTCGCCCTCAGGTCCTGGAGACTCCAGAGTCTCTGAGCGATTCTCTGTACGACAGTCTGTCATCCTGCGGCAGCCAAGGATGA